The DNA sequence AACTGAAGCTGCTGTGGTCTTTTCAGTGCCTTATTGTAGCTCTAATACTGTCaaccatttcttttgccataTGAGGACAGTGGTTAAACTAGCTTGCAGTGATGACAACACTGCTCAAGTAATAATCTCTGTTATCCCTACTGTGGGCTTAGCAGGCAGTTTCCTGTTCATCATGTTGACATATGCCTTTATCTTGTCTACCATCCTGAGCACTCCCTCCACAGAAAGCCggcagaaagccttctccacttgtgCCGCCCACCTCACTGTGGTGATTGTGCACTATGGGTTTTCCGCCATCGTCTACTTCAAGTCAAATACCAAGGACAGCTTAGATAATGATGCTCTAGTATCATTACCGTATACCATAATAACTCCATTTCTCAGTCCTATAATATTTACCTTGAGAAACAAGGACATCAAAATTGCCGTAAGGAAAAGAGTCAGCCAAAAATTTTTTCCTCAATGATATGAAAATGTTAAATGTGCACCAgactgactgttggcaaccttcagtctcgaaagactatggtattgcactctgaatggtggttctggaacagcgtctagtgtgactgaaaaggccgatttgggagtgacaatcccttccacactgggagcaagtgcagtctgtccctggtctgtctccctggctatgggccttccttctttgcctctttgcctcagtctgttggccaagtgtctcttcaaactgggtaaggccatgctgcacagcctgcctccaagcaggtcgctcagaggccaggaattcccacctgttgaggtccactcctaaggccttcagatccctcttgcagatgtccttgtatcgcagctgtggtctacctgtagggcgctttccttgcacgagttctccatagaggagatcctttgggatccggccatcatccattctcacgacatgaccgagccaatgcaggcgtccgacgcatcctcgacatcacctggcaggacaaagttccaaacaacacagtcctggaatgtgctggaatctctagcatgtatgcactgctgaataAATGTGCACAGTGACTGCAAATTCATCTTGAACTAACACTTTGTGAGAGATTTTCCCCACACTTCCATAAATTTCCTATCAAATGGCTTCACTGCTACTTGTTCTAATCTCTTTAAGTTGTATAATTTTATCTGCCACAATCTGCTTCAAAAATACTGCTGGAGATGGgtttccctccctcttctctcACCAAAAATAGAGTTGGGTAGACAAGCAAAATGAGATAAAAGGGACAGAAGAACCTTTACACTTAGGTATGTGTCTCCACAAACCTAACTTGAGCAGGCTGGTGGTGGCACTTGTGCTTCTCAGGACACAATTCTGAGAGCGCcctttgctggcgcaagtcccttgcagcaGCCAAAGGCtattgcgaaagtgccataaagcacttttgtgccccctttagaggagggaggctgctgcaTGAATGTGCGCCAGCCTCCAGGCAGCCAGCCCAAGCCACACTGGGCTGGCAGAAGAGGTAAGCCTGCGCTGGCCAAGTCAGATGATGTGGGGGTTGGGGGGACatgaggagggcggggaggaggcattctggggtgggggaggtgcaCAGACGGCTGGTGAGTGGGGGTGAATCCTTTTGCTGGATCTTAACCCTGGTCTCAGGCAGCTTGGGGTggttccaggctgctcagatctacgccacctcttgaggtggtgcagatccaagtcaccccattggggctgctgcggctttgcctggggtaaggggaagtgatttcccttgtcccaggctgacccacttttggccccaacccctcattggatacagggcaggccagtcagccttccCGTGGCAGTGCGATTTAGGATTGGTTGCTCATATGGTTGCTTCCCCACTGGAACACTTTCACTGAGGCATTGCTTTTCGGGAGTTAGCAAtacctgattcacagctcaatcctatccacgctttcctgggattaaaccccattgactctaatgggacttagttctgagtagacatgcataggattgggctgtcagttgctattctgataacacaggccaacaaacattttgcttccttaaacattacaccaattcctaggtacatttggggtgccgattccaaaaatagcatccgttttgccctaacgtctagttttggagacaaggcatagcctctttagtgaatggttcaagcagcttcctcatgaggaagcctataccatggcttcatgcagtgggcggggcaacaccccaggtggtgcgtgtggtgatgtaccatcactccaccccactggttttttggctgtaccttttgatagaacaaagatagaacacattcagcatgaaattacgcaatgattgatatataacatgatggtattctttcaaattatgattttagtgattttggtcactagtggtgtcacacacacccctccgggtgtcaacttattgcaccttattgcagcagttctcaaacctttagcaccgggacccacttttaagaatgacagtctgtccaagacccaccagaagtgatgttatggtagaagtgacatcatcaggcaaattaaaataaataaatataaataattacagtaaaacaaacaattaaataagcagcagccagccctggttcaccaagtgaatttcctctgtagcctgcctgcaataacaccccccccctccaaaaccagtaaggttttcagccctacccagtgcccagttcaatttaagaacttctgtttaaaccagatcactgtcaggatccacctggctttgcaagtctcaaaaaagttcaccttatcagctgaagcctctgttttgatcctttttagtggatggggggggggggaggttgccttctggaacacttgtttagctgcaggtgcataggatcaggaccattctggtagccttgcactctccttcacctgatcttccacactagccaaggcacgtttgcttactggtgagtaaacacgactgtgaggcttagttttactttccatagggctcaatacattcatctgctaggagggagggacttccttctcaggtgtttttgggggctgctttcattggatcagaaccattctggtgttgctggattcctctcagcctgccctttccgacagactaaagCACGTtcatctactcacgagtaaacacacgatacggctcacttacACTTTCtgtagggatccatgcattttttgttcaccAGTTTTTTGGTCATAGCATTTgagagaaagaagatatttcactcaggtgttttgcactgcattctgctcaaaattccacatccaacggtatataatatgatggggttactcccaaccactgcaattttagtgtgtcaccccccccagtgcacgtcacccccctgtgcgtgtcacccggtgaggACCGCACCCCTCGCAACCTccttgtgacgccactgccttGATGTTCCACATGTTCGGCCAGATTACCATTAAAACTGCACCGTTTTCTCCTGACACTGTCTGGTTATTTGGTGCAGAAGGATACCACTTTCTGAAAAAGACAAGTATAGTGAACAGACAGGGGTCCCAGGTCTTTCTTAGCTATGGAAGCGATGGGAATAGATTGCAATGAAGTTCTGGGCCTCAAAACTTTGGTTCAAAAACAGAAGGCCTCTTTCTGCCTCTTACTAAAAGCAGCTAGTAAAATTCTATAGTTTAGCCTCATTTCTGTAAAATTGCTTGCAACAGTGAAATAGCAAGCTGAAGGTTCTACCAGATCCTTCCCAGCAGATAAGCCCCACAGTAGCATGAAAAGAGGAGGGTTGCAGCAGAATGTACTGTTCCTTTGTGAAATTTTGTAAAGAATTGGCAAGAAACTGTATGTATGGGAAAGTGTACGTACtggaaagtggaagtggagttATCTGACACAGATTTTACAAACTTGAAG is a window from the Tiliqua scincoides isolate rTilSci1 chromosome 2, rTilSci1.hap2, whole genome shotgun sequence genome containing:
- the LOC136641724 gene encoding olfactory receptor 10X1-like, which translates into the protein MKRNQTHVTEFILIGFSMFPDLQPFLFVTFFILYILTLMGNALIMTVIGLDRSLHVPMYIFLFALSVSETFYSFAIVPKMLVDLVSVSKIISFAGCAAQMIFFLGLGGTNCLILTFMGYDRFLAICYPLRYSILMNVRVIVWLVAISWVGGFLISLTEAAVVFSVPYCSSNTVNHFFCHMRTVVKLACSDDNTAQVIISVIPTVGLAGSFLFIMLTYAFILSTILSTPSTESRQKAFSTCAAHLTVVIVHYGFSAIVYFKSNTKDSLDNDALVSLPYTIITPFLSPIIFTLRNKDIKIAVRKRVSQKFFPQ